A genome region from Meriones unguiculatus strain TT.TT164.6M chromosome 2, Bangor_MerUng_6.1, whole genome shotgun sequence includes the following:
- the Actrt3 gene encoding actin-related protein T3, protein MNRYQPAVVIDNGSGMIKAGLAGTREPQFVYPNILGRTKGHSTSVDCGELGLCVGEKAHDRRSFLSISYPVDRGLISSWGDMEIMWKHIYDYNLNLKASDGPVLVTEPALNPMTDRQHISEVFFENLGVPAFYISVQAVLALFAAGFTTGLVLNSGAGITQCVPIFEGYCLPHGVKQLNVAGFDLTTYLMMLLKDDGVALLRTGDRKIVAEIKENACYVAMDYEEEMAKEPSLEKTYTLPDGKTFKLHEPVFRCPEALFSPWLVNVDEPGIDKMCFSSIMKCDTDLRNSFFSNILLSGGSTSFPGLDKRLIKDVAKLAPANTPVQVTSPPERKISVWMGGSILASLSAFQDMWITAAEFEEVGPNIVHQRCF, encoded by the exons atgAACCGCTACCAGCCAGCAGTGGTGATCGACAACGGCTCGGGGATGATCAAGGCGGGCCTGGCTGGGACCCGGGAGCCCCAGTTCGTCTACCCGAACATTCTGGGCCGGACCAAGGGCCACAGCACTTCGGTGGACTGCGGCGAGCTGGGCCTGTGTGTAGGCGAAAAGGCACACGACCGCAGGAGCTTCCTGTCCATCAG CTATCCAGTAGACCGGGGTCTCATCTCTTCCTGGGGAGACATGGAGATCATGTGGAAACATATCTATGACTATAACCTGAACCTGAAGGCCAGTGATGGCCCGGTCTTGGTTACAGAGCCTGCGCTGAACCCAATGACAGACCGGCAACACATCTCCGAAGTGTTTTTTGAAAATCTGGGAGTCCCTGCCTTCTATATATCTGTCCAGGCCGTGCTGGCTCTCTTTGCTGCTGGCTTTACTACTGGCCTGGTGCTGAATTCAGGAGCGGGGATCACTCAGTGCGTGCCCATCTTTGAAGGTTACTGCCTGCCCCACGGTGTAAAGCAGCTAAATGTGGCAGGATTTGACCTCACCACCTACCTGATGATGCTGTTGAAGGATGATGGTGTCGCGCTGCTGAGAACCGGGGACAGAAAGATCGTTGCGGAAATTAAGGAGAACGCCTGTTATGTGGCCATGGACTATGAGGAGGAAATGGCCAAGGAACCGAGCCTAGAGAAAACCTACACCCTTCCTGATGGGAAGACTTTCAAACTCCATGAGCCAGTGTTTCGCTGCCCGGAGGCCCTCTTCTCTCCATGGCTTGTGAATGTTGACGAACCTGGCATCGACAAGATGTGCTTCAGCAGCATAATGAAGTGTGACACAGATCTCAGGAATTCCTTCTTCTCCAATATCCTCCTCTCCGGAGGATCAACCTCGTTTCCTGGTTTGGATAAGCGACTCATTAAGGATGTGGCAAAGCTGGCACCTGCCAATACCCCTGTGCAAGTTACATCTCCCCCGGAGCGGAAAATATCAGTGTGGATGGGAGGGTCTATTCTTGCATCCTTGTCTGCCTTCCAAGACATGTGGATCACGGCTGCAGAATTCGAAGAAGTTGGGCCCAATATAGTACACCAAAGATGCTTCTGA